From a region of the Castanea sativa cultivar Marrone di Chiusa Pesio chromosome 10, ASM4071231v1 genome:
- the LOC142613834 gene encoding uncharacterized protein LOC142613834, with the protein MALQEKLDKFKKQQEKCQSTLTSIAASNKVTSHKFTPAPAAPSVSARAPAPAVKFSNDTERLQHINSIRKAPVGAQIKRVIDLLLETRLAYTPEQINDAVYVDINSNKAVFDSLRNNLKVHYDGKRFSYKSKHDLKDKSQLLYLVRKFPEGIAVIDLKDAYPTVMEDLQALKAAGQIWLLSNFDSQEDIAYPNDPRVPIKVDDDLKLLFRGIELPRDMIDIERDLQKNGMKPATNTAQRRARSEVQGMSSKPKPKKKKHEITKRTKLTNAHLPELFRNLTE; encoded by the exons ATGGCATTACAAGAGAAATTAGATAAATTCAAGAAGCAGCAAGAGAAGTGCCAGTCAACCCTCACAAGCATTGCTGCATCTAATAAGGTGACAAGTCATAAATTTACGCCAGCGCCAGCAGCACCGTCAGTCAGTGCAAGAGCCCCCGCTCCTGCtgtcaaattttcaaatgataCAGAGAGACTTCAACATATCAACAGTATCCGGAAAGCCCCCGTAGGAGCCCAAATCAAGCGTGTTATAGATCTCCTGCTAGAG ACAAGGCTAGCCTATACACCTGAACAAATAAATGATGCCGTTTATGTTGATATCAATTCCAACAAAGCTGTATTTGATAGTTTGAGGAATAACCTGAAAGTCCACTATGATGGAAAACGTTTCTCTTACAAG TCCAAGCATGATTTGAAGGACAAGAGTCAGCTTCTTTACTTAGTAAGGAAATTTCCAGAGGGCATTGCTGTCATTGATCTTAAGGACGCTTATCCAACTGTGATGGAAGACTTGCAG GCATTGAAAGCTGCAGGTCAGATTTGGCTGCTATCAAACTTTGATTCACAGGAAGACATTGCCTACCCAAATGACCCCAGGGTACCCATCAAGGTGGATGATGACCTTAAACTGCTGTTTCGGGGGATTGAATTGCCTCGTGATATGATTGACATTGAAAGGGATCTCCAGAAGAATGGGATGAAGCCTGCCACCAACACTGCTCAGAGGAGAGCCAGGTCAGAGGTTCAAGGTATGTCCTCCAAGCCCaagccaaagaagaagaagcatgaGATTACCAAGAGGACAAAGCTGACCAATGCCCATCTTCCAGAGCTTTTCCGGAACCTTACTGAATAA
- the LOC142611604 gene encoding stress-response A/B barrel domain-containing protein UP3 isoform X1 gives MLIQAPTPSPTSTFLIHQPLFPRSASLNVSRVMNTWSSRRELSRRMVVSAADDQSNSTANPQRKRKVVEHICLLKTKENLTDEEEKDMLDYLYTTQYQMRGIVAISLGRISEENLENYTHAVYMRFQIKEDLAKFYENPFYLGVLKKHVLPYCHGLINVDYEAEVEDDILPIFRKGEEFNYGVEFVLLISFVDNAFGAPVQHALASLARLTHGFPSLIVQSTQGLNCNPGNKEFTHGVVIRFRSLEAFEIFVGSSEYKEMWSSEFQPITQKTLSIHFSVDPVGTEIM, from the exons ATGCTGATTCAAGCCCCAACTCCGTCTCCCACTTCCACTTTTCTCATCCACCAACCATTGTTCCCGCGCTCCGCTTCTTTAAACG TTTCTCGAGTGATGAACACGTGGTCTTCTAGGCGGGAACTGAGTCGGCGAATGGTGGTTTCCGCTGCTGACGACCAAAGTAACTCAACCGCCAATCCCCAGCGGAAAAG AAAAGTTGTGGAACATATATGTCTACTCAAAACCAAGGAGAATTTAACTGATGAGGAAGAGAAGGATATGTTGGATTATCTTTATACAACCCAATATCAAATGAGAGGCATTGTTGCAATATCATTAG GACGTATCTCagaagaaaatcttgaaaattacACCCATGCTGTCTACATGCGTttccaaataaaagaagatCTTGCAAAGTTCTATGAGAACCCTTTCTACTTGGGAGTTCTCAAAAAGCATGTTTTGCCTTACTGTCAT GGTCTAATCAATGTGGATTACGAAGCtgaagtagaagatgatatCCTTCCCATCTTTAGGAAAGGAGAG GAGTTCAATTATGGTGTGGAGTTTGtgcttttaatttcatttgttGATAATGCATTTGGTGCACCTGTACAACATGCATTGGCTTCTCTGGCAAGGCTGACACATGGATTTCCGTCGTTAATTGTCCAATCTACTCAAG GTTTGAATTGTAATCCCGGCAATAAGGAATTTACACATGGAGTAGTGATACGATTTCGGTCCC TTGAGGCCTTTGAGATATTTGTGGGCAGCTCAGAATACAAAGAA ATGTGGAGTTCTGAGTTCCAGCCAATCACCCAGAAAACACTTTCTATTCATTTTTCTGTTGACCCAGTGGGCACTGAGATCATGTAG
- the LOC142611604 gene encoding uncharacterized protein LOC142611604 isoform X2, giving the protein MLIQAPTPSPTSTFLIHQPLFPRSASLNVSRVMNTWSSRRELSRRMVVSAADDQSNSTANPQRKRKVVEHICLLKTKENLTDEEEKDMLDYLYTTQYQMRGIVAISLGRISEENLENYTHAVYMRFQIKEDLAKFYENPFYLGVLKKHVLPYCHGLINVDYEAEVEDDILPIFRKGEEFNYGVEFVLLISFVDNAFGAPVQHALASLARLTHGFPSLIVQSTQGLNCNPGNKEFTHGVVIRFR; this is encoded by the exons ATGCTGATTCAAGCCCCAACTCCGTCTCCCACTTCCACTTTTCTCATCCACCAACCATTGTTCCCGCGCTCCGCTTCTTTAAACG TTTCTCGAGTGATGAACACGTGGTCTTCTAGGCGGGAACTGAGTCGGCGAATGGTGGTTTCCGCTGCTGACGACCAAAGTAACTCAACCGCCAATCCCCAGCGGAAAAG AAAAGTTGTGGAACATATATGTCTACTCAAAACCAAGGAGAATTTAACTGATGAGGAAGAGAAGGATATGTTGGATTATCTTTATACAACCCAATATCAAATGAGAGGCATTGTTGCAATATCATTAG GACGTATCTCagaagaaaatcttgaaaattacACCCATGCTGTCTACATGCGTttccaaataaaagaagatCTTGCAAAGTTCTATGAGAACCCTTTCTACTTGGGAGTTCTCAAAAAGCATGTTTTGCCTTACTGTCAT GGTCTAATCAATGTGGATTACGAAGCtgaagtagaagatgatatCCTTCCCATCTTTAGGAAAGGAGAG GAGTTCAATTATGGTGTGGAGTTTGtgcttttaatttcatttgttGATAATGCATTTGGTGCACCTGTACAACATGCATTGGCTTCTCTGGCAAGGCTGACACATGGATTTCCGTCGTTAATTGTCCAATCTACTCAAG GTTTGAATTGTAATCCCGGCAATAAGGAATTTACACATGGAGTAGTGATACGATTTCG TTGA